One segment of Ficedula albicollis isolate OC2 chromosome 2, FicAlb1.5, whole genome shotgun sequence DNA contains the following:
- the LOC107603347 gene encoding uncharacterized protein LOC107603347 translates to MSLATRYHTFGFCLQTGAGRAHPEKKDERNRTVVCLSPSSCVSSRPTAEPDQRETLQSLHYSGGRGLVAAEPPCRYTHFSLAPSRLSASTGHPGLRESGLSRGGASRSAGIRDRRGSSGGRAGQQRVQPRPTCASPCTRGTSLVSERRGAKALLPRNGSRARPAPPAGLPSVLKFGHTAANTSLSSRAGCGSSLCEAVLSHCQSPVPEPAATGRDSSQAAPLRMLRALESSSFPQIQVLLPSSVPHPNLSDR, encoded by the exons CTTGCCACTCGTTACCATACATTTGGGTTCTGCCTTCAGACGGGGGCGGGGAGGGCG CAcccagaaaaaaaggatgagcGAAATAGGACGGTAGTttgtctctctccttcctcctgtgTGTCGTCTAGACCCACGGCTGAGCCTGACCAAAGGGAAACACTGCAATCCCTGCACTACTCCGGGGGAAGGGGGTTGGTTGCTGCTGAGCCCCCGTGTAGATACACACATTTCTCTCTAGCCCCTTCCAGACTCTCCGCTTCAACCGGGCACCCGGGGCTGCGGGAGAGCGGGCTGTCCCGAGGGGGAGCGAGCAGGAGCGCCGGGATACGGGACCGACGGGGCAGCAGCGGGGGCCGAGCGGGGCAGCAGCGAGTCCAGCCTCGCCCCACCTGCGCATCACCCTGCACTCGTGGGACCTCGCTCGTGTCCGAAAGGAGGGGGGCGAAAGCGCTCTTACCTCGGAATGGGAGCCGCGCACGTCCCGCTCCCCCCGCCGGACTCCCTTCAGTCCTAAAATTCGGGCACACGGCTGCTAACACCTCCCTAAGCAGCCGCGCAGGGTGCGGGAGCTCGCTGTGCGAGGCCGTGCTGTCCCACTGCCAATCGCCTGTCCCCGAGCCCGCGGCGACGGGACGTGACTCCAGCCAAGCGGCTCCGCTTCGGATGCTGAGGGCGCTTGAGAGCTCGAGCTTTCCTCAG